DNA sequence from the bacterium genome:
GGACGCGTTGGAAGGCCCCGACGAACACGTCGTAGAATCGGCGACCGCACTCCAGGCGGCTCCCAGCAGCGCCGAGCTGCTGCGGGGAACCCCGGGTGCCAACGTCAACACCAACGGGTCCATCACCCGTCAGGTGCACTACCGCGGAATGTTCGGAACGCGCATGAACGTGCGGGTAGACGACATGCATATCACCTCGGGCGGGCCCAACTGGATGGACCCGCCTCTCCACTACCTCCCCCGTCCGCAGCTCGATTCGCTGGTCGTCGATCGGGGCATTGCTTCGGTCAGCAGCGGCGCCGAGAGCTTCGGAGGAACCGTCCGCGGTCGCTCGAAGACGAGCGAATTCACCGAGAGCAGCGAGTTCGAATTCCACGGTGATCTCGAAACCGGTGTCAGTAGCGTGGACAACGGTTACTTCGGCGGGGGGCTCCTCTCGCTCGCGAACGATCGTCATCGCATGCACCTGATCGGTACCCGCCAGAGCGGCCACGACTCCGACTTCGGCTCGGGTCGTATCCGCTTTTCCGAGTACGAGCGTGACCAGTACGGAATCGGCTACGCGGCTCGCCTCGGTGACCACGAGCTCGGTTTCGACTACCGCCACAACGATACCGACCCCTCGGGCACGCCCGCGCTGCCGATGGACATCATGGAGGTGAATACGGAGATCGCCCGTATCCACTACGGAGGGACACTCGGAGAAACGGATCTTCGCGGCAGCATCTACTTCAACGACGTCGATCACCTCATGAACAACTTCGATCTCCGCACCGCTCCCGGCAATCCGGCGATGTTTCGCGAGAACCATGCGGAGAGCAGCGCCGGAGCCATCGATCTCGCCGCGACCTTCCTTGCGGGAGACGGGACCATGACGCTCGGTTTCGATGCCCAGCAAGCCCGTCACGATGCGATGGTCACGAATCCGAACAATCGGGTGTTCTTCGTCGAGGCCTTCAACAGCGCAGAACGCGACCACTACAGTGCGTTCTTCGAGTGGCGAGCCCCGCTCGGCGATCGCTTCGAGGTGGAGACGGGCCTCCGCTATACGCGCGTCGAAATGGATTCGGGAAAGGTCGATGCGCTCCCGGCCCAGCTGCTGATGATGCCCGCCATGCTCCGGAACCGTTTCAACGCGGCCGATCGCTCTCGCAGCGACGACAACCTCGATGGCGTCCTGAAGCTCCTCTACCACGTGACACCCGAGCTGCGCATCGAACTCGCTGCCGCCCACAAGACCCGCTCGCCGAACTACCTCGAGCGCTATCTCTGGATCCCTTCGCAGGCGACTGCCGGGCTCGCCGACGGAAACAACTACCTGGGCGATATCGGGCTCGATCCCGAGGAATCATGGGATGCGGAGCTCGGAGTGGATTGGCGAACGGAACGTTTCTACTTCTCGCCTCGGGGTTTCTACCGGCGCGTCAATGACTACATCCAGGGAATCCCTTCGACCGACATGGCCGTCATCATGGTGAGCACGGCCAACGGAGACCCGACCCCGCTCCAATTCGCGAATGTGGACGCGGAGTTCTTCGGAGCCGACGCTTCCTTCGGGGGCCGGCTCTTCGGGAACGTCCATCTGGATGGCGTCGTGAGCTACGTGCGCGCCAAGCGGCGTGACATCAGCGACGATCTCTTCCGCATCAGCCCGCTGAACGGAGCCCTCGCCCTGAGCTACCGGACGGATCGTTTCGATGCCAGCATCGGAACCGTTGCCGCCGCAAAGCAGCGCAAGGTCTCCACGACGAACGGAGAGACCCAGACCGGTTCATGGGCGATCCTGAATGTCTCGACGACCTACCGCTTCGCTTCGGGTACCGAGATCAGCGGAGGTGTGGAAAACGTGCTCGACAAGACCTACACGGACCACCTCGCCGGCTTGAACCGGATTGCCAATGGCGATGTCGCACTCGGCGCGCGCCTGCCCGGGCAGGGACGGAATTTCTTCCTCCGCATCGCCCAACGCTGGTAGACGTGCCCGACGCCACGGCCCAGGCTTCGTGAGCGGCCTAGGCGTTGTTGCGGCGCACGACGACCAGGGTCAAGCCCACGAGCCCCATCAGGACAAGGCTGGAGGGCTCGGGAATCGTGGCGATGGTGTGGATCTCGGTGTTGTCGATGATTCCGGTGACGAGGTCAGCGTTCGGCCCCCAGGCGTAGACGGGAACGTTGACACCGGAGTGATCCCAGCCGGGGAACCCGCTGCCGTTCCACGCCACGGTCGGAAGAACCCCGGCACCGTTGTCCGCAAGCACCTCGAGCCCGCCCGTTTCGTGGTCGGCCGTCACGATGATGAGGGTGTCGGTCCGGCCAGCCGCCCAATCGAGGACGATCTGGACCGCGTTGGAGAATTCGATCGCCGCAAAGACGGCGCGCGCGAGCCGATGCGGATCACTGGCGTCCTCATGTCCCGCCTTGTCGGTGTTCTCCTGCTCGACCATCAGGAAGAAACCGTTCGGATCGTTCTCGAGCACCGAGAGCGCCGAGGAGGTCATCTCGGTCAGGAAGGGCAGGGTGTCGTAGCCGAGGTCGAAGCCCTGGTCGTAATCCCATTCGTAAGGCATCCCTTCGGCGCTGGTTCCGAAGAGTCCGGCGAGCGGCCCAACCGTTTGCGGATTGATCGCCTGCAGGCCGGTCCGGTCGGTCACGACCGTGTAGCCTGCAGCCGCGGTGGCGACCGGATCCATCCCGTTCCCGCCACCGCCTAGCAACACGTCGGGCCGCGTGTCATTCAGGTATCCGGAGGCGATCGTCGAAGTCAAGGTGCGCGCGATCGCATGGGATCCGAATCCGGCGGGCGTGCCATCGGTGATGTACGAATTGGAGACGAGTCCCGTCGATTTTCCGCGGGCGGAGAATGTCTCGACCATGGTCTCGAGATTGGATTGGTCGCCGGGCGTCGCCACGCTCACCACGAAGTTGGAGACCTTCTGGCCCGTCGACATCGCGGTGGCCGCGGCCGCGGAATCGGTTGGGAAGCCGCCCAAGGTGACCGTACTCTCCGAGTCCGTGATCATCTGGGCCTGGTGGGGTGCCCCTTCGAAGGAGAGCGGAGCGCCTGCGTAGTAGGCCCCCGCCTTCACCTGCTCGGCGCCCATTCCGTCGGCGATCATCACGATCACGTTGAGAGGTGCCGCCGCGGCGAGACCGGCCGAGCCAAGCACCCACGCGACCAGGGCGATTCCCAGCAGGATCTTCCGCAACTGGATTCCGTTCGAAGTCAGCATCTTCACCTCCGGATTCGATCTACGCCGCAGCTGCAGCACAGCTCCCACGACTCCACGGGGTACGTGGTCGCGGAGGTCCTGGAATGTCAGCGAAAAGCGGAGAAATTCCGGAGGGTTCGGTCGGGGGGAGCGGCCGCTCCAGGGGCCACGCTGCGCAAGCTAGAGGCCTGGCCCCCCCGGGGGGGGGGGGGGAGGACTCTCCTTGTG
Encoded proteins:
- a CDS encoding TonB-dependent receptor, with translation MRRIARNVFALVVTSLLVFPLARAAFAAADDPIPPVRPATAESEEADQAELSPIVVSADALEGPDEHVVESATALQAAPSSAELLRGTPGANVNTNGSITRQVHYRGMFGTRMNVRVDDMHITSGGPNWMDPPLHYLPRPQLDSLVVDRGIASVSSGAESFGGTVRGRSKTSEFTESSEFEFHGDLETGVSSVDNGYFGGGLLSLANDRHRMHLIGTRQSGHDSDFGSGRIRFSEYERDQYGIGYAARLGDHELGFDYRHNDTDPSGTPALPMDIMEVNTEIARIHYGGTLGETDLRGSIYFNDVDHLMNNFDLRTAPGNPAMFRENHAESSAGAIDLAATFLAGDGTMTLGFDAQQARHDAMVTNPNNRVFFVEAFNSAERDHYSAFFEWRAPLGDRFEVETGLRYTRVEMDSGKVDALPAQLLMMPAMLRNRFNAADRSRSDDNLDGVLKLLYHVTPELRIELAAAHKTRSPNYLERYLWIPSQATAGLADGNNYLGDIGLDPEESWDAELGVDWRTERFYFSPRGFYRRVNDYIQGIPSTDMAVIMVSTANGDPTPLQFANVDAEFFGADASFGGRLFGNVHLDGVVSYVRAKRRDISDDLFRISPLNGALALSYRTDRFDASIGTVAAAKQRKVSTTNGETQTGSWAILNVSTTYRFASGTEISGGVENVLDKTYTDHLAGLNRIANGDVALGARLPGQGRNFFLRIAQRW
- a CDS encoding PEP-CTERM sorting domain-containing protein yields the protein MLTSNGIQLRKILLGIALVAWVLGSAGLAAAAPLNVIVMIADGMGAEQVKAGAYYAGAPLSFEGAPHQAQMITDSESTVTLGGFPTDSAAAATAMSTGQKVSNFVVSVATPGDQSNLETMVETFSARGKSTGLVSNSYITDGTPAGFGSHAIARTLTSTIASGYLNDTRPDVLLGGGGNGMDPVATAAAGYTVVTDRTGLQAINPQTVGPLAGLFGTSAEGMPYEWDYDQGFDLGYDTLPFLTEMTSSALSVLENDPNGFFLMVEQENTDKAGHEDASDPHRLARAVFAAIEFSNAVQIVLDWAAGRTDTLIIVTADHETGGLEVLADNGAGVLPTVAWNGSGFPGWDHSGVNVPVYAWGPNADLVTGIIDNTEIHTIATIPEPSSLVLMGLVGLTLVVVRRNNA